The sequence AAGCTAAATAGCCACCAACTACTATGATGAAAACCAAGGTGCAAACATTCACTGAGGTCACTATTGCTTGTACTAATGAACTCTGTCAAGGCAAAATAATCCGGTACTAACTCTATTAGACGATCTGATAATTCTGACTGAAGTGACTTTCATCTCAAATGTTTTCAATGAAGTACCtcctttatcccaaaacataGTAGTATCGTGACAATCATAACCAACAGTGCTGCACATGGATCAACCACAATACCAAGTCCAGGTATGGTTTGTCGAGCTAGGAATACAGGAAGTTTGTCCGAACCTCCAAAAAAAGATGCctggaacaaaagaaaacactagTCAGAATTAAACGTCAAGAGACCAACGAATACATATAACTAACTAACTCAAAGGGAAATACCAGATTTGGAGTTATGCCACGCGCAATGGCTGATCCACCAATTGTATAATCCAACACCAGTgcccaaccaaccaaccaagcAATCCTACGAGATAAAAAAACATCGAGAGTATCAGCTTTAAGACTAACAACAAGTACACACATTCACGCAATGTCTCAGTAACCctgacataaaaaaaatcaatgtacaTACCCTTCTCCAAGACATATGTATGCATAATGATAAGCACTCCCAGCAGATGGACAGCGAGAAGCAAGCTCAGCATAACAACACGCCGAGAGAGCAGCCGCAACTCCAGCAATGAAAAATGAAACAGCAAGAGCAGGTCCTGTGTGCTCTCTAGCTACAGTTCCCACAAGAATATACACTCCCGCTCCAATCGTCGTCCCAACTCCTGCCAAATTTAACAGAGAAAGAAACACAATCAGCATCAATATGGGTGAAAAAGGTAGAAACTTTAATGGATACAATCATCGAAATTCGccaaaagtttgaatcttttgacATACCAATAGCTACAAGATCAACCACGGATAGTTTCTTGGCAAGCTGATGATGTCCATCGTTTTTGATAAGATGAACAGAATCAACTTGTTTCCTTCTAACAAGACTGTTCATATCAACCCAACTTGTTTGATTTTGTCCCAATCGATTCAGAGCCAACTCATCTCAGACGAATCCaataaaaagattgaaacttttcgTCCCCCTTAACAGAATCTAGATAATGAAGTATCGGAGCCGGAGATACTTAGAAAGGCGTGCACGATTCCAACTTTTTGTGAGATTACTTTTTGAGATGAATTAAGATTCTCTCGTAAGAAAGATTCTTGAAAAAATgagatgactttttttttttttgtgattttgtatatgtttttttaattcacaaTTGGGCTAAAATAAAATCCTATCCTGAGAATTTGTCTACACCtctcatattattattaataatatttaaaagaaactaaaaacggTGTTGGTGGAGGGAGTCGAACCCGGATATCTTTAGTTACGAAAGCAACCTTCAGCCGCTGGACTACGTCGATTCTTTCGAATGCTTGTATAAAACAGATTATATATTTCTGTTTGAAAACGGTTTCAAGGCTGCAAGGCTTGTGCCGGCTATGTGCACAGCTAAACTCACATTAAGTGAAAGCCTTCCTCCAAGCATCAAAATAAAGATCAACGATAATGGTCGATATTTCAAGAGACCCGAAGATCTTATCAAATGTCTTCTcctctaaaaaaaattcagtatattaatttagttacaaaatatattaatttagtatttaacaacaacaaaagtttgCTAACCatgtaagaaaatcaaaaaccaaataataatacataaattaCAAAAGCTTGGATGCGAAATATATTTTACGTCATTTTGGATATACTAAGAAATTGTAATAGAGATACTAAAAAAACTAGAAACACTGATCTCGCAATAAGTAAAATTCTTAAAACTATTTACGAAAAGGTTGGTATCATGGAAGCTTTAATCCCAACAACTTTAGCATCTATGATTTTCCTAAAAGGCATTTTATCTTCAGCCATTTTGTCACAAGCACTCACAGTGTTTGTTTTCCATTTACTAGAGAACTTGATCAAATGAGCAAACTGCAAAAACAAAGGGATATATAGATGAATATAATATCCAAACAATGGAAaagcatatataatataaatacatatgtAGATGAATATTATGTTTAGTAGAAATTACCAAACGAGCGGCCGTGTAGTAGTGATCCCCACATCCTCTAGCCATGTGTGCTAAGGCTCGGACACATATTGATTTGAAATGAAATCCTCTAGTACCATCGCCACTAGTTTTGGGAATGTATCGGCAAACATCCTCGAACTTTTGGCACTCGAATGTCGAGATCATAAGAAAAATAGACGCAGAGATCTTACTTAGAGTGGTGTAAGCTTCCAAGGGATAACCACTGCGGTCCTGAAACTCTCCAAGAACATGGGTCATGCGTTGTATACTAGATATATCAATCAATATATATTCAAAGtaaaaagacaacaacaaagtaTAAGATATTACTAGCTAGTGTGTAGTGTACCAGTCTATTTGTAGACACAATTCATATTCTTGAGGGTTTCTGGCCTAATCTTCCATTGATAAGTGTGGAGACAGCCTCTAGCAACTTAGAATCCGTAGAAATTCTCCAATTAGGTGTCCCAACTGTGAGCTCATCAAATGATATCTTCAAAGCCTTGAGCTCATCCTCTTCATCCAAAAGTCCATTTTTCACCAAGTGGTGAATCCTCAACAGCTTAACACGTCATGAGTATCCATCAATGTACTCTTTGAAATTGAAAAGAGGTATATTGGCCATCTGCCAAgagaaaaaacatcaaaaaccaacGTTACTTGTGATGCAAGAAAGCCAAAGggaatgtaaaaaacaaaacagaggatgaGAGAGGAAGAAGCAATGTGAACCAAATTAATGAATCAAAGATGTTATTGTGATGCTATAGTGATCTAGAACCAGGTTATGGAATCGATTcgagagaagaagcaaagacaCACAAAATCTTTCACACACACGAGAATCGAACCACAAAAACCAGAGAAagcatcaacatcatcatcatcatccgaaAACTTGATGCGATTGTTCAAAGGTTATGGAATCGAATggagagaagaagcaaaaagttacaaaaaacgTTGTCGCACTTACGAGAATCGAACCgtaagaaaacagagaaatcatgataaatcatcatcaacaactaAACATCATCAATTAATCATCAATTAATCATCATCAACtaagcatcatcatcaatttcTGATTTGCTTTAAGCATCAAATACTCTCGGGCGGGCACTGCATCTGCTGATTCGGAGATGATTGGTTTGTAAAGGGGTAGAAAACAGAACAATCTTACTAAATTTATATTGATGATGAGTGTTGTTTAGTTTATCAAAAGTGACTCCAATTATTACAGGAAAAAAACGTAATACAACAACACTAAACCGTCTCCTATAATCCACACCTTTCGGTTGTGGGAAGTTACAAGATCTCAGCGATATATCTGATCCTACTTTCAGCTTACTCCTTTGGCTTTTTATTACCCTTTATTTTGGTCAATCTTCTGCCATTGGGTCATCACTGTTATTGTTGTCATTATTATTGTTTCTGCCGCTTGCATTATTAGAGTTCACAACTTGAACCCAAACACTCTGgcttctctctgctcctccatTGACATCTCCCCATGTCTGTCGCTGTCTTCCGTTTCTCTCATTTGTGTCAGCTCCACCGTCTGAGAATTGCCCCCATACGCTCCTAGTCTTCCCTCCTCCGCTCAACTCCTCTTCACATCCAGCAAATGTTTTCAGAAGCTCTGATTGAAGTGATGGGCAGTGTTCCTTTAGATAATCATACCCATCTGACCTTATAACAgctgcaacaacaaaacaaatgtttATGAGCAACTTTTAAGTTTGGTGTGAAGCACGAGGTCGTAAGGAAATATCGCTTACCGTTGAGATTTTCTGCTGCGAATTTCAGACAAACGGATTTCAAGGCGGAAGCATTGTAGCGGTCAGCAAGCGCCAAAATATTAGCAACGGAATCTACTGATATATCCTTGCAGAGCACTGACTCGCACATTAAACTTAGTCTAGGCAACTTGTATTTATCAGCGGCTCCTAGTAGCTTTGCAGCTAATGTGTCTGATGCAGATGGACCAACAGATGAACCggacgatgatgatgactccGCGTCTTCAATTAGAGCATCCTTGTATATGTAGTGGAGCAAAGCCTTCACCATTAGTGCACACAGAAACCAGAGAGAAATGTCATGCGTCTTAACTCTACAGTGTGTGCCGTGTGGTATTAAATACTTTAGTGTCAAAAAGCTTAAGAGAAAATTTACCTTGAAAACCTTAGGCTCCATGTCAGTAACTTCAATATCACGATCTTCTTCCCCAGTAACATCAAGGAACTCGCTTTCAAATACAGGAGATCGAGCAGCCAATACTAACCTGTGAGCACGGAACATTTCACCTGAGACATTAAAAGTTATATCTGAACCGTCCTCATTCTCCAGAAGCATCCCGAAATGAGATCCAATATCAGATGCAGGGACGTGAATAGAATGTAACCGTGGGCAGTCTATTTCTGAGACCACAACTCCCACGGTgcaattaattttcaaacaatcATCCTTCAGAAAATCAGATGTCTCCAGCATAGCTCTTCTAAAGAAACGCTTGTAGCCCCtgtaaccaaacaaaatcaaataagaatCTGTCTGAGCGAAACAGGGAAGCACAAAACTCAATGAGGGAATGATTCCTCTGCATCAACAATTTGACGTTTTTCTAATGCAGAGTCAAATCAAAGCCAAAGGTATCaccttcaagaagaagaaaccagcAGAAAGTGGTAGATTAAGTAATAAAAAGAACCTAACAATAGATTCTTAAAAGCAAAAACTAAAGGTACCATGCTGCTTAAGTCATAGAAACGGTGTAAAACCTAACATGAACAGGTTCataaaaaagcaagaaaactgGCAATTGTGCTGCTATATGCATGTGAACAGCAACCAAGGGTCCTATTTGAAAGCATTGGTTCCCATATAATGAACCATCGCAATGACAGGGCCGTTGAAAACATGCCAACACGTATAAACATATTACTTATCAAGAACAGCATAGATATCAGTCCAAACCCTCTCTCAATCCAGATTAAGTTTCCTTAAATACAGAACCAACGCTAGAAGCCGGTGAAGCAGCAAGAAACCAAT comes from Camelina sativa cultivar DH55 chromosome 19, Cs, whole genome shotgun sequence and encodes:
- the LOC104744470 gene encoding BTB/POZ and MATH domain-containing protein 4 isoform X3, with amino-acid sequence MPSPPTTTSLSVTQTINGSHSFTIKGYSLAKGIGIGKHIASDTFTVGGYQWAIYFYPDGKNPEDNSAYVSVFIALASDGTDVRALFELSLLDQSGKGKHKVHSHFDRALESGPYTLKYRGSMWGYKRFFRRAMLETSDFLKDDCLKINCTVGVVVSEIDCPRLHSIHVPASDIGSHFGMLLENEDGSDITFNVSGEMFRAHRLVLAARSPVFESEFLDVTGEEDRDIEVTDMEPKVFKDALIEDAESSSSSGSSVGPSASDTLAAKLLGAADKYKLPRLSLMCESVLCKDISVDSVANILALADRYNASALKSVCLKFAAENLNAVIRSDGYDYLKEHCPSLQSELLKTFAGCEEELSGGGKTRSVWGQFSDGGADTNERNGRQRQTWGDVNGGAERSQSVWVQVVNSNNASGRNNNNDNNNSDDPMAED
- the LOC104744470 gene encoding BTB/POZ and MATH domain-containing protein 4 isoform X1 codes for the protein MPSPPTTTSLSVTQTINGSHSFTIKGYSLAKGIGIGKHIASDTFTVGGYQWAIYFYPDGKNPEDNSAYVSVFIALASDGTDVRALFELSLLDQSGKGKHKVHSHFDRALESGPYTLKYRGSMWGYKRFFRRAMLETSDFLKDDCLKINCTVGVVVSEIDCPRLHSIHVPASDIGSHFGMLLENEDGSDITFNVSGEMFRAHRLVLAARSPVFESEFLDVTGEEDRDIEVTDMEPKVFKALLHYIYKDALIEDAESSSSSGSSVGPSASDTLAAKLLGAADKYKLPRLSLMCESVLCKDISVDSVANILALADRYNASALKSVCLKFAAENLNAVIRSDGYDYLKEHCPSLQSELLKTFAGCEEELSGGGKTRSVWGQFSDGGADTNERNGRQRQTWGDVNGGAERSQSVWVQVVNSNNASGRNNNNDNNNSDDPMAED